In candidate division KSB1 bacterium, the following are encoded in one genomic region:
- a CDS encoding SIS domain-containing protein, translating to MNSNRLPSFNYLSKCRELVDIIENQLDNINLAADWFAETILAGRMVHLFGAGHSRILVEEMWPRYGSFPGFNPIVELSMTFHNPVIGPNGQRQAMFIENVSGLAERILRNFVLSPKDTALVISSSGCNIVPIEMAMGFQARGIKVVALITAKHAEASASKHPSGKKLTDYADLILDTGAPAGDAMVKIENLETPVAPGSTVGGCLLVNAIKAEVAHRLTAAGKPPKVLTAASIVGAEKSVVLFESAYDEHAHRLSRLYEGFGESDN from the coding sequence ATGAATTCAAATCGGCTTCCTTCTTTTAATTATCTCAGCAAATGTCGAGAATTGGTTGACATCATTGAAAATCAGCTTGACAACATCAACCTGGCCGCCGATTGGTTTGCGGAAACGATTCTGGCCGGGCGCATGGTGCATTTGTTCGGCGCCGGGCACAGTCGCATCCTCGTCGAAGAAATGTGGCCGCGCTATGGCTCGTTTCCGGGGTTCAATCCCATCGTCGAGCTGTCCATGACGTTTCACAATCCGGTGATCGGGCCAAACGGCCAGCGCCAGGCGATGTTTATTGAAAATGTCAGTGGCTTGGCCGAACGCATCTTGCGGAATTTTGTGCTTTCACCCAAAGACACGGCGCTGGTGATCTCCTCGAGCGGCTGCAACATCGTTCCGATTGAAATGGCGATGGGCTTTCAAGCGCGCGGCATCAAAGTCGTTGCGTTGATCACCGCCAAGCATGCCGAAGCCAGCGCCAGCAAGCATCCCTCGGGCAAAAAGCTCACGGATTATGCGGATTTGATTCTCGACACCGGCGCGCCGGCAGGTGATGCGATGGTGAAGATCGAAAATCTCGAAACGCCGGTGGCGCCCGGCTCGACCGTGGGCGGATGCTTGTTGGTGAATGCCATCAAGGCCGAGGTCGCGCATCGGCTCACCGCTGCGGGCAAACCGCCGAAAGTTCTCACCGCAGCTTCTATTGTGGGCGCGGAGAAATCTGTGGTGTTGTTTGAATCAGCGTATGATGAGCATGCGCATCGGTTGAGCAGGTTGTATGAAGGTTTTGGTGAAAGTGACAACTAA
- a CDS encoding ROK family protein: MAFAIGIDLGATNIKLIAAKEDGTVLKRRTEPTHDDMTKRWAEQIRTLLISIETSLDETARWIGLAAPGLVARDHRAIAFMPGRLQGLEGLDWTRFLNRSHPVTVLNDAHAALLGEHWLGAAVGFDNAILLTLGTGVGGAILSRGELMTGTIGRAGHLGHICLDTTAPKDIVNTPGSIEMLIGDYTVRERSQGLFDSTKQLVAAHLAGDQTATMIWMKSVHALSCAIASLINVIDPEAVIIGGGISSAGKALFEPLGKFMDAVEWRPGGHRVKIIPAQLGDWAGAFGAARFAIMHGD; encoded by the coding sequence GTGGCTTTTGCCATCGGCATCGATCTCGGCGCGACAAACATCAAGCTCATCGCCGCAAAAGAAGACGGAACGGTTTTGAAACGCCGCACCGAGCCGACGCACGACGATATGACGAAACGATGGGCCGAGCAGATCAGAACGCTGCTCATCTCGATTGAAACCAGCCTTGACGAAACCGCGAGGTGGATCGGCTTGGCCGCGCCGGGCTTGGTGGCGCGAGATCATCGCGCCATCGCCTTTATGCCGGGACGCTTGCAAGGCCTCGAAGGCCTCGATTGGACTCGCTTCTTGAATCGCTCGCATCCGGTGACCGTGTTGAATGATGCGCACGCAGCACTGCTCGGCGAACATTGGCTTGGCGCGGCGGTGGGATTTGACAATGCGATTCTGCTCACGCTGGGCACCGGCGTCGGCGGCGCGATTCTTTCCCGCGGCGAACTCATGACCGGAACGATTGGCCGCGCCGGCCATCTCGGGCACATTTGTTTGGACACCACCGCGCCGAAAGACATCGTCAACACGCCGGGCAGCATCGAAATGCTGATCGGTGATTACACCGTTCGCGAGCGCAGTCAAGGTTTGTTTGACTCGACGAAACAGCTTGTTGCTGCTCATCTTGCCGGCGATCAAACCGCAACGATGATTTGGATGAAATCAGTTCATGCGCTCAGTTGCGCCATTGCTTCGCTCATCAATGTCATCGATCCGGAGGCCGTGATTATCGGCGGCGGTATCAGCAGCGCCGGCAAAGCGCTTTTTGAGCCGCTCGGAAAATTTATGGACGCAGTGGAATGGCGGCCGGGCGGGCATCGCGTCAAGATCATTCCGGCGCAGCTCGGCGACTGGGCCGGCGCATTCGGCGCGGCGCGCTTTGCGATTATGCATGGCGATTAA
- a CDS encoding amidohydrolase family protein, whose amino-acid sequence MTRALRLGFSSFIVCWLMAAPTWAQRTLIHAGALIDGVAETPRRNVTLVVEKGKITGVESGFTSAKPGDNVIDLKKKFVLPGVMDMHTHLSGQTEKAGYLKRFQMYPPDAALAAIPYLKATLLSGFTTVRDLGGSDFVDLALRNAVNRGDVIGPRMLVAGKGLAVVGGHGDPTNSLREDLFAVPGIEEGVVNGVESARRATLLAIKRGADWVKITATAGVLSLSGNAQNPQFTEEEIRVIVQTAADFGKKVAAHAHGAEGAKRAIRAGVASIEHGTYLDDEAFALMKQHGTYWVPTITAGKSVADSAKVTGYYHELVVPKALAVGPVIQATFAKGYKAGVPIAFGTDAGVFRHGRNAIEFQYMVEAGMPPMAAIKSATYHTAKLLGKLDQLGTLEAGKIADVIAVDADPLLDIRVLQNVTFVMKDGVVYKNEGSKL is encoded by the coding sequence ATGACACGTGCTTTGCGTTTGGGATTTTCGAGCTTCATCGTTTGTTGGCTCATGGCCGCGCCGACTTGGGCGCAGCGCACGCTGATTCATGCGGGCGCGCTGATCGACGGCGTTGCCGAGACGCCGCGCCGCAATGTGACGCTGGTCGTTGAGAAGGGAAAAATCACGGGCGTTGAATCGGGTTTCACGAGCGCGAAGCCCGGCGACAACGTGATCGATCTCAAAAAGAAATTCGTCTTGCCCGGCGTGATGGACATGCACACGCACCTCTCCGGACAAACTGAAAAAGCCGGCTACCTCAAGCGCTTTCAAATGTATCCGCCGGACGCGGCGCTGGCGGCCATACCGTATTTGAAAGCGACGCTGCTGAGCGGCTTCACCACCGTGCGCGATCTCGGCGGAAGTGATTTTGTGGACCTGGCGTTGCGCAATGCGGTGAATCGCGGGGACGTGATCGGGCCGCGCATGCTCGTGGCCGGCAAAGGGCTCGCCGTGGTGGGCGGGCATGGCGATCCCACCAACAGTTTGCGCGAAGATCTTTTTGCCGTGCCCGGCATTGAAGAAGGCGTCGTCAACGGCGTGGAAAGCGCGCGGCGCGCCACGCTGCTGGCGATCAAGCGCGGCGCGGATTGGGTCAAGATCACCGCGACCGCGGGCGTTCTCTCGCTTTCGGGCAACGCGCAGAATCCGCAATTCACCGAAGAAGAAATTCGCGTGATCGTGCAAACCGCGGCGGATTTCGGCAAGAAGGTGGCGGCGCACGCGCACGGCGCCGAGGGCGCCAAGCGCGCCATTCGCGCCGGCGTGGCTTCGATCGAGCACGGTACTTATCTCGATGATGAGGCATTCGCGCTAATGAAACAGCACGGGACGTATTGGGTGCCGACGATCACCGCGGGAAAATCCGTGGCCGATTCCGCGAAAGTGACGGGATATTATCACGAACTGGTCGTGCCCAAAGCGCTCGCGGTCGGGCCGGTGATTCAAGCCACTTTTGCGAAGGGCTATAAAGCCGGCGTGCCCATCGCGTTCGGCACGGACGCCGGTGTGTTTCGCCACGGCCGCAATGCGATCGAGTTTCAATACATGGTCGAGGCCGGCATGCCGCCTATGGCCGCAATCAAGTCCGCCACGTATCACACCGCGAAGCTGCTGGGCAAGCTCGACCAACTCGGCACGCTCGAAGCCGGCAAAATCGCGGACGTGATCGCCGTCGACGCCGACCCGCTCCTGGACATTCGCGTGCTGCAGAATGTAACGTTCGTGATGAAAGATGGCGTGGTGTATAAGAATGAAGGGAGCAAGCTTTGA
- a CDS encoding DUF3526 domain-containing protein, translating into MLKHILKHDCRLLVVDKVLWLASLLIVLCVGYAVYNGATRAERWREDVSQQFAKAQEALLKQKTIVEEILAGKKSADEHPREGFPQSAQHAATLPPGPLAAFSIGQTDLYPYATSISLWKRDDNLFAKYQVESPLSLLAGRFDFAFVIVYLLPLLIIALSYNLLSSEKENGTLVLALSQPLRLRTLITGKVLMRLAFVLGLVVLLCVAGFFASGMRFNAPGMLGRFCLWVMVGAAYALFWFMLAAGVNTLGRGSETNATVLTCFWLAFVLIIPAILNLAVSAASPVPSRMQYVSSLRAAENTATQIGNKLLASYYSDHPELSANGAAAIPEWARKYYLVQREIEDKTTSILTDYEARLDRQQALVQKFRFLSPAIIAQEAFNEIAGAGLMRQRRFVLQTREFLGSWQAMLSPKLLAGARLQPADFDALPRFAFAEEPLANVANRVWVGVLALLLLTAALFGWSISALRRYSPAS; encoded by the coding sequence ATGCTCAAACATATTCTCAAACACGACTGTCGCTTGCTTGTGGTCGACAAAGTGTTGTGGCTCGCTTCGCTGCTCATCGTGCTTTGCGTGGGCTACGCGGTTTACAACGGCGCAACGCGCGCCGAGCGTTGGCGCGAAGACGTGAGCCAACAGTTTGCCAAAGCGCAAGAGGCCTTGCTCAAGCAGAAAACCATTGTCGAGGAAATTCTCGCCGGCAAAAAATCCGCGGATGAACATCCGCGGGAGGGCTTTCCGCAAAGCGCCCAGCACGCGGCGACATTGCCGCCCGGCCCGCTCGCGGCTTTCTCCATCGGGCAAACCGATCTTTATCCCTACGCCACTTCCATCTCTTTGTGGAAGCGCGATGACAATCTCTTCGCCAAGTATCAAGTCGAAAGTCCGTTGAGCTTGCTCGCCGGCCGTTTCGATTTTGCGTTTGTGATTGTTTATCTGCTGCCGTTGCTCATCATCGCGCTGAGTTACAATCTGCTCTCTTCCGAAAAAGAAAACGGCACGCTCGTGCTCGCGCTCTCCCAGCCGCTGCGCTTGCGCACACTCATCACCGGCAAAGTGCTCATGCGCCTGGCGTTCGTGCTCGGCCTCGTGGTGTTGCTGTGTGTGGCGGGATTTTTTGCGAGCGGCATGCGCTTCAACGCGCCCGGTATGTTGGGGCGTTTCTGCCTGTGGGTGATGGTCGGCGCCGCGTATGCGCTGTTCTGGTTCATGCTCGCCGCCGGCGTCAACACGCTTGGCCGCGGCTCGGAAACCAACGCCACGGTGCTCACTTGTTTTTGGCTCGCGTTCGTGTTGATCATTCCGGCAATTTTGAACCTCGCCGTGAGCGCCGCGAGTCCGGTGCCTTCGCGCATGCAGTATGTTTCTTCGTTGCGCGCCGCGGAAAACACGGCCACGCAAATCGGCAACAAACTGCTCGCGAGTTATTACAGCGACCATCCCGAATTGTCCGCCAACGGCGCCGCCGCGATTCCGGAATGGGCGCGCAAATATTATCTCGTGCAGCGCGAGATCGAGGACAAAACCACGTCGATTCTCACGGATTATGAAGCGCGCCTCGACCGGCAGCAGGCACTGGTGCAAAAATTCCGTTTTCTCTCGCCCGCCATCATCGCGCAGGAAGCGTTCAACGAAATCGCCGGCGCGGGCTTGATGCGCCAGCGCCGCTTCGTTTTGCAAACGCGCGAATTTCTCGGTTCGTGGCAAGCCATGCTCTCGCCCAAACTCCTCGCCGGCGCGCGCTTGCAGCCGGCGGACTTTGATGCGCTGCCGCGTTTTGCGTTCGCTGAAGAGCCGCTCGCGAACGTGGCGAATCGTGTGTGGGTTGGCGTGCTGGCTTTGCTGTTGCTCACGGCCGCGTTGTTTGGTTGGAGCATTTCCGCGCTGCGGCGTTATTCACCGGCAAGCTGA
- a CDS encoding DUF3526 domain-containing protein has translation MTKTIAKKEFTEIIRDGRFRWIAGVLLLMLLVAVSLGYQQSQEIKSDREAAANMDKQTWEAQGNKNPHSAAHFGHYAFKPVTALSYVDRGLNQYLGVAIWLEAHYQNLSSHRPIEDKTALQRFGELTVAWTLQYLMPLLIILLAFASFAGERERGTLRQIVSLGVPGRKLAFGKALGVVAALALVLIPATLIAAVLLAGLKTGESFSEAALRFITLAGSYLLYFAAILGLSLAVSAKVKSSRVALLTLIGFWIISSLLAPRLASDLAERLYPSPVVSEFWEAISKDIREGIDGHNPSDERRKQLEAKLLAQYNVKELKDLPVNFAGIALQEGEEYGNQVFDKHYSRLWALYEKQAGVQQLASTVSPLLAVRHVSMGLAGTDLHQHRHFAEQAEAHRRKIVKLLNDDMAQNAGNQDYDYLADPALWSKVPQFKYSPPSFALVFRHQFGNLLILGMWCAATAFAAVAAVGKMKVD, from the coding sequence ATGACCAAAACCATCGCCAAAAAAGAATTCACCGAGATCATCCGCGACGGCCGCTTCCGCTGGATCGCCGGCGTGTTGCTGCTCATGCTGCTGGTCGCCGTGAGCCTCGGCTATCAGCAATCGCAGGAAATCAAAAGCGACCGCGAAGCCGCGGCGAACATGGACAAGCAAACGTGGGAAGCGCAGGGCAACAAGAATCCGCATTCCGCGGCGCACTTCGGGCATTATGCCTTCAAGCCGGTGACTGCGCTGTCGTATGTCGATCGCGGCCTCAACCAATATCTCGGCGTCGCCATCTGGCTCGAAGCGCATTATCAAAATTTGTCGAGCCATCGCCCGATTGAAGACAAAACCGCGCTGCAACGCTTCGGCGAATTGACCGTGGCGTGGACGCTGCAATATCTCATGCCGCTGCTCATCATCCTGCTCGCGTTTGCATCGTTCGCAGGCGAGCGCGAACGCGGCACGTTGCGCCAGATCGTGAGCCTCGGCGTGCCGGGCCGCAAACTTGCCTTCGGCAAAGCGCTCGGCGTGGTTGCGGCGCTCGCGCTCGTTTTGATTCCCGCCACGCTCATCGCCGCGGTGTTGTTGGCGGGATTGAAAACCGGCGAGAGTTTCAGCGAAGCGGCGCTGCGTTTCATTACATTGGCCGGAAGTTATCTGTTGTACTTCGCCGCGATTCTCGGTCTCAGTCTTGCCGTTTCCGCGAAAGTGAAATCCTCGCGCGTGGCGTTGCTCACACTCATCGGCTTTTGGATCATCAGCAGCTTGCTCGCGCCGCGGCTCGCTTCCGATCTTGCCGAGCGGCTTTATCCGAGTCCGGTGGTGAGCGAGTTTTGGGAAGCGATTTCCAAAGATATTCGCGAAGGCATTGACGGTCACAATCCCTCAGACGAGCGCCGCAAACAGCTTGAAGCCAAATTGTTGGCGCAATACAACGTGAAAGAGCTGAAAGACCTGCCGGTGAATTTTGCCGGCATCGCGCTGCAAGAAGGCGAGGAATACGGCAATCAAGTCTTCGACAAACATTACAGCCGGTTGTGGGCGTTGTATGAAAAGCAAGCCGGCGTGCAGCAACTCGCAAGTACTGTTTCGCCGCTGCTCGCGGTGCGCCATGTTTCGATGGGACTGGCGGGAACCGATCTCCATCAGCATCGCCACTTCGCCGAGCAGGCGGAAGCACACCGCCGCAAGATCGTCAAGCTCTTGAATGACGACATGGCGCAAAACGCCGGCAATCAGGATTATGATTATCTCGCCGATCCGGCGTTGTGGAGCAAGGTGCCGCAGTTCAAATATTCGCCGCCGAGCTTCGCGTTGGTGTTCAGGCATCAATTCGGCAATCTGCTGATTTTGGGAATGTGGTGCGCGGCAACGGCGTTCGCCGCCGTGGCCGCGGTGGGGAAGATGAAGGTGGATTAG
- a CDS encoding carbohydrate binding family 9 domain-containing protein: protein MKASLVHSFILMLLIQSNLFSQHNGNFAPPANPPVAQAVAVNERIIIDGRLDEPAWRLAMPVDDFKQIEPLQAAAPSFGTQVRLLFDKVYLYLGAFCRDSLAKSGVRVPDLRRDFDYNQNDVFGVIFDPFRDRRNGLVFQANPFGVQRDLQVIDGQVYNVDWDDLWKVRTTITDSGWVCEMAIPWQTLRYSKNSSAEWGVNFVRTIRRKNEITGWSPWPRVYSPYRMDYAGLLQGMVPPPPARNLRARPYLAMRSNRANNSARNAEAELGGDLKWGLSSNTALDVTLNTDFAEADADRQVINLSRFSVFFPEKRQFFLENASLFDVGNGFYAATPYFSRRLGLDRFGQPIPIDAGLRLTSRSAQRSAGALLMRQRGNVNNPAGTFAIGRYVQNLGSQNRIGGLLTARHDEALGASAAVDNFTASVDGFFRLARTFNAYTMLSRSWTQGAPGDGYAAYAWLYHATNWGYIGHIQSLISKNYEATAGFVRRQDLIITSPAVTLDWRPQWKPSFVRRFRPGFTTFLYHRASDRRFQEGYVTLRPVTTQLHDGAEMQFRITPNWQNLEAQDAQSFRPFGVALAPGNYSFVRYTLAFDSDQSRRFALSLAGTVGDYFDGRLNTLSASAKISPSPHVVLSWQYEVNQARALGARRENRTTHLLGPMLLLALNPRLQTFAFYQYNSLNALSGWNLRFSWEFAPLSFMHLVFNQNDFRESGERNQSLITKVSWMRQF, encoded by the coding sequence ATGAAAGCTTCGCTAGTGCATTCATTCATTTTGATGCTTCTCATTCAAAGCAATCTTTTCAGCCAGCACAACGGCAACTTTGCGCCGCCGGCAAATCCGCCGGTGGCGCAGGCGGTGGCGGTGAATGAGAGAATCATTATTGATGGCAGGCTCGACGAGCCTGCCTGGCGGCTTGCAATGCCGGTCGATGATTTCAAACAAATTGAGCCGCTGCAAGCTGCGGCTCCTTCTTTCGGCACGCAAGTGCGGCTGCTGTTCGACAAGGTTTATCTCTACCTCGGCGCGTTCTGCCGTGATTCTTTGGCGAAAAGCGGTGTGCGCGTGCCCGATCTCCGCCGCGATTTCGATTACAACCAAAACGACGTCTTCGGCGTGATCTTCGATCCCTTTCGCGACCGGCGCAACGGTCTCGTTTTTCAAGCCAATCCCTTCGGGGTGCAGCGGGATTTGCAAGTGATCGACGGCCAAGTTTACAACGTGGATTGGGACGATCTCTGGAAGGTGCGCACCACGATCACCGACAGCGGCTGGGTGTGCGAGATGGCGATTCCGTGGCAGACGCTGCGTTATTCGAAAAATTCGAGCGCCGAATGGGGCGTCAACTTTGTGCGCACCATCCGGCGCAAAAACGAGATCACCGGCTGGTCGCCCTGGCCGCGCGTTTATTCGCCGTATCGCATGGATTATGCCGGTTTGTTGCAGGGCATGGTGCCGCCGCCTCCGGCGCGCAACCTGCGCGCCCGGCCCTATTTGGCGATGCGCTCCAATCGCGCAAACAACTCGGCTCGAAATGCGGAAGCGGAGCTTGGCGGTGATTTGAAGTGGGGGCTGTCTTCGAACACGGCGCTCGACGTCACCCTCAACACCGATTTTGCCGAGGCCGATGCCGATCGCCAGGTGATCAATCTTTCGCGCTTCTCGGTTTTCTTTCCGGAAAAGCGGCAGTTCTTTTTGGAGAATGCCAGCCTCTTCGACGTGGGCAACGGTTTTTATGCGGCCACACCCTATTTCAGCCGCCGCCTCGGCTTGGATCGCTTCGGCCAGCCCATTCCCATCGATGCCGGCTTGCGCCTGACTTCACGCAGCGCGCAACGCAGCGCCGGCGCTTTGCTCATGCGCCAGCGCGGCAACGTCAACAACCCGGCCGGCACGTTTGCCATCGGCAGATATGTGCAAAACCTCGGCAGCCAAAATCGTATCGGCGGCCTGCTCACCGCGCGGCATGACGAAGCGCTGGGAGCAAGCGCCGCAGTCGATAATTTCACCGCCTCTGTCGACGGCTTTTTTCGGCTCGCCCGCACCTTCAATGCCTACACCATGCTTTCGCGCTCGTGGACGCAGGGCGCGCCCGGCGATGGGTATGCGGCATACGCCTGGCTTTATCACGCGACCAATTGGGGCTACATCGGCCACATTCAATCGCTCATTTCAAAAAACTATGAAGCGACCGCGGGCTTTGTGCGGCGGCAGGATTTGATCATCACCAGCCCGGCTGTGACGCTGGATTGGCGGCCGCAGTGGAAGCCATCCTTCGTGCGACGCTTTCGTCCCGGCTTCACCACGTTTCTGTATCATCGCGCTTCGGACCGGCGCTTTCAAGAGGGCTATGTCACGCTGCGACCCGTGACCACACAATTGCACGACGGCGCGGAGATGCAATTCCGCATTACACCCAACTGGCAAAATCTCGAAGCGCAGGACGCGCAATCGTTCCGGCCGTTCGGCGTTGCGCTGGCGCCGGGGAATTACAGCTTCGTGCGTTACACGCTGGCTTTTGATTCCGATCAATCGCGGCGTTTCGCTCTCAGCCTCGCCGGCACGGTTGGCGATTATTTCGACGGCAGGTTGAACACGCTATCGGCCTCTGCGAAAATCTCGCCCTCGCCGCATGTGGTTCTGTCGTGGCAGTATGAAGTGAATCAGGCGCGCGCATTGGGCGCACGCCGGGAAAACCGCACAACGCATTTGCTCGGGCCGATGCTGCTGCTGGCGCTCAATCCGCGGCTGCAGACCTTCGCCTTTTATCAATACAACTCGCTCAACGCCCTGTCGGGCTGGAACCTGCGTTTTTCATGGGAGTTCGCGCCGCTGTCGTTCATGCATCTCGTATTCAATCAAAATGATTTCCGCGAAAGCGGCGAGCGCAATCAATCTTTGATTACGAAGGTGAGCTGGATGCGGCAGTTTTGA
- a CDS encoding ABC transporter ATP-binding protein, giving the protein MLEAINLTKRYNGTTALDDLNLKIEAGEVFCLLGANGAGKTTTINLFLNFITPDAGTAKIKNLDVMRHPLETKKHVAYIPEQVMLYKNLTGLENLEYFSALAGHDHYSRRELRNFFGQVGLPSDAGDKRVSTYSKGMRQKVGIAIALAKKAEALLLDEPTSGLDPKASSEFSELLKRLSGNGVAVLMATHDLFRAKDTGTRVGIMKHGRLVAEMGTEEISHADLEKIYLEHMRE; this is encoded by the coding sequence ATGCTCGAAGCCATCAATCTCACCAAACGCTACAACGGCACGACCGCGCTCGATGATCTCAATTTGAAAATCGAGGCCGGTGAAGTGTTTTGCCTGCTCGGCGCCAACGGCGCGGGCAAGACCACGACGATCAATCTCTTTCTCAATTTCATCACGCCGGATGCCGGCACGGCAAAAATCAAAAATCTCGACGTGATGCGGCATCCGCTCGAAACCAAAAAGCACGTCGCCTACATCCCCGAGCAGGTGATGCTCTACAAAAATCTCACTGGCCTGGAGAATTTGGAATACTTCAGCGCGCTGGCAGGGCATGATCATTACTCGCGGCGGGAGCTGCGCAATTTTTTCGGACAAGTTGGTTTGCCCTCGGATGCCGGCGACAAACGAGTCTCAACTTATTCCAAAGGCATGCGGCAAAAAGTCGGCATCGCCATTGCACTCGCGAAAAAAGCCGAGGCCCTTCTGCTCGATGAGCCGACTTCCGGCCTCGATCCCAAAGCGAGCAGCGAGTTTTCCGAATTGCTCAAACGACTGAGCGGCAACGGTGTGGCCGTTTTGATGGCCACGCACGATCTCTTCCGCGCCAAAGACACCGGCACGCGCGTGGGCATCATGAAACACGGCCGTCTCGTTGCCGAGATGGGTACGGAGGAAATCTCGCACGCGGATTTGGAGAAAATTTATTTGGAGCACATGCGGGAATGA
- a CDS encoding MerC domain-containing protein yields the protein MTTHINALIPSSRSRAFNLDAIGFSASTLCAIHCTLTPLLLTALPLVRLRFLAHPAIEAAMIVVSLIIGATALAHGYFRHHHRLHALLLLTAGFAVILAGHLALPENFEAWATPTGALTIALSHLMNWRLCRLCQPCHPE from the coding sequence ATGACAACACACATAAACGCATTGATTCCATCTTCGCGTTCACGCGCCTTTAACCTCGATGCCATCGGCTTCTCTGCTTCGACGCTTTGCGCCATTCATTGCACGCTAACGCCGTTGCTGTTGACAGCGTTGCCATTGGTGAGGTTGAGATTTTTGGCGCATCCGGCCATCGAGGCCGCGATGATTGTTGTGAGTTTGATCATCGGCGCGACGGCATTGGCGCATGGTTATTTCAGGCATCATCACCGATTACATGCGCTGCTTTTGCTGACAGCGGGTTTTGCCGTCATTCTCGCGGGGCATTTGGCGTTGCCGGAAAATTTCGAAGCGTGGGCGACGCCGACCGGCGCACTTACCATCGCGCTCTCGCATCTCATGAATTGGCGCTTGTGCCGGCTGTGCCAACCATGTCATCCTGAATAA